ccaaaattcatgatttttttttctctataaatagagacttggttcgtttgatttggacacagaaaaaaaaaccaagttttttcactctcttattatctttctcaccatcttatttatctatctattagcatttgtattgaaatggatcccaacaatccccatttcaacacccagaattcttcaaacaacccattttacaaccaaaaccacaacaactatgaagatccaaatcaaatttcttaccaacatcctcaaaatcccaccaattatcaagtcccacatcaattgttcaaccaacgtcctcaaaatccaaactattatcaagtcccccatcaattctccaaccaacgtcctcgaaatccaaactattatccagatccgaatcaatattcgtaccaacctcctcaaaacatacaaaattttaaccagtcatcaattgttccaaactctcatccatcttatggatctgtgagatattcatctcaaacacctcagtctagtggttatatgccagtggttcctgaaaatgttccgagtgttgatgtagcggaatttccggaattttcaacacaagtcaatcttggtggcgggtcagctgataatgaagtcaatgaaatcactcctaagagcaaaaaaGCTCATTTacccgcatggaacactgcacaaaatctagtgctaattagtgggtggattaattgcggaacaaacagtgttgtcggaagaaaccagaaaggagaaacattttggagagatattgctgagtattgtaatgagcattgctcattcgatcctccgcgcgattgggttgcctgccgaaaccgttggaattatatgaacacaagactgggtaaatggattggcgcttatgatagcGCTAAGCGTGAGCATCGAAGCGGTTGGTCAGAGGATGATGTTATCGCAAGAGCGCAGGAATTATACGCAAGTGGGAAGATTggtcaatttactttgatggaagaatggcgCGTTCTCCATGATcaaccacgtttttgtagtcaggtaggaggaaatagtggctcgagaagtagtggatctaagagatcacacgacagtgatgcaagtggctcaaactctataggatcaattcctcgtccaatgggtagggaggcagctaaaaaaaagagtaaaaagaaaattagagaagatgctgacgaggtggtggacaaagagtgggattcttatatccatttcaaggagaaagagcttgaaaaattggaaaagatagcatcggtgcaagcagagactaacgaattgatgaaagagaagactaatgcgatgaaagagaagactaatgctaagaaagttagtatgtatctaaagctaacttcggaagagcatctcagtgaccgtaagaaagagttgttagagcagttgtccaaagagctatttggaaattaatttcaagcgagtctttgtctgtattcggtcaaacttgtcagtggtgtgaagtctgtagtgtttgctttaatgtttgctttaatgtttgctttaataattttcaagtggtgacagctatgtaatgtttgctttaatgtatgggtaactgtgtttgaatatgtaccactcaattcgaatcttgtccttttccgacaACTTgtttcaaatccaccagtggtgtcaagtctgtactgttttctttaataatttgcccgtggtgttaggtcagtagtgtttggcttttatgattctcgggtaactgtgtttgaatatgtgccactcaattcgaatcttgtccttttccgataattaactctggttgataacttatttcaaatccggcactcaaccaccattcaatgtacctacttatatggactcatagatccattgatgtaccaatatcccaaatctcttccaatctacttcaaatttcacaaaaaatggatccatctgagtgtccttttgatcttgcagcatacattcaaagtagtcaaattgaagaagcttatgtactCAACCGATTTAGAGAGCGTCGAAGAAAAATTCGAGAAGATACTGCACCTCGTAGTAGAAAATATCTCGGTAGAGATCATACAGAGGCAAACCAGAGGCTAATtggcgactactttgccaatgagcctacatatgacgatgcaatgtttcgtcgtcggtaccggatgcaaaaacatcttttccttcgaatcgttggtgacctttcaagtagtgataactacttcacccaacgcgttgatgcagccaataaacaaggtatatcacccttagcaaaatgtaccacagcaatgcgaatgttagcatatggtgtggcagcagatgcggtcgatgagtacatcaaaattggaggtactacagcattggagtgtttacgtagattctgtaaaggaatcatacgattgtatgagcaacagtacctgagagcaccaacccaagaagacctgcaaagaatactacatgctaatgacatgcgggggttcccaggcatgatcgggagtattgactgcatgcactgggagtggaaaaattgtcctaaagcatgggaaggtcaatttactagaggggataagggaaccacaacagttattcttggagcagttgcaacttatgacctatggatctggcatgccttttttggatgtcctggaacgttgaacgacatcaacgttctagatcggtcaccagtgtttgatgacgtggaacagggaaagactccagctgtgaatttctttgtgaatggtcgtccctataatatggcatactatctagccgatggtatctatccttcttatccaactttcgtcaaaacgattagacttcctcaaagtgaacccgataagttatttgcaaaagttcaggagggatgtcggaaggacatcgaacgtgcatttggagttcttcaagctcgttttaaaatcatccgtgaaccagctcgcttgtgggacatagatgacttgagtatcattatgaggtcatgcatcatattacataatatgattgttgaggatgaatgagattcatatgctcaacgttggaccgattttgagcaatctggggaaggtggatctagtacacagcaaccatactcgaccgaggttttacccgcttttgcaaatcatgtgcgtgctagatccgagttgcgtgattcaaatgttcatcatgaactgcaagcagatctagtgaagcacatctgggcaaagtttggaatgtctcaggattgaagatgatttgtatcgtactatttacgttatttgtgtgttgtgtgcttagttttcccttgtcttgcattttaagatattgtgtgcttagtttgttatcttgcattttattttaagaaaataaaataaattcttgtatgcttagtttgttgtcttgcattttaagttaagaaaaaaaaattatagtctatatttttttaaaaaaaagtctatattaaaaaaaacaaattgttaagtgtttattgttttaatttaatttaaatcgataattgaaatcttatgtaattataaaaacaaaaatataaaattaaataaaaatgtgaaataaaaaagtggtagggtagggtgagtggtgagtggtggggtagggtgttgagagttaaacaaaaccattggagtgggtaattgttgaaagtttgttgaattggagagagaagatgatgtggagtgttgggaagagaaaaagtggggtagaaaagggttaaacaaaacattttttgtttaaccattgtatatggtctCAGCTGAGCAACTTCCGTCCAAATTTGGACGGTTATTTAACGGAGGGAcacaattttcacaaattagaACTTAAGGGAtcaaaatcgctcgttttaaacatgaggGACTCAAATCACACAACCATGATAGATCAGGGAcaaaaactgcaattaagcctatatttTATTCTCTAGCACATGTTACAAAATACATGGTGGTCCATTGGTATTAACGTACTCATAAAACTTAGAGGTCCAAAGCATGGGCGGACCCACGTTGTGGCTGGGTGTGGTTATAGTCACAccagtttttttaatttttttttgttaatatcgTATATAGCGGCGGTTCTGGATCCGCCGCTAAAAGTTTTGTGTTAATGTATGGCGACAGTCGAAAGCGCCGCCATAGCTTaataagtaaaaaaatcaaaattcacacttaacatcaaattagagtgcggttttctttctttctttcttccattgCTGCTTTTCGGaattcatcaacttaaaatcCTTTTccccaaaaattgaaaacccacCAATCTTCACATTCCTAAATTTCTCATCGCATTGAGAACCCTGATCACCGCACCAATCAACCACAATTCAAGAGGAAATTCAATTGATTCATTGTCTCTTAGGTAAATCAACTTCGTAATTCACTTACTACGCTACACACAATTCATGTTGGATGACCTTttcctatttctattttttttttttttcaatttttaaagatttttttttgtttatgaaCTTGTTGCATGCGTTGAGTTGGATCGATTTTTTTGGGTGAGAATTTTCGCTTGTGAACTCAGCAGAtctgatttctttgatggaaccatGTTGGGTTTGAAGCTACCTCCGTTTGTTTTTGCTGATGAGTTTTCCTGTTTTGATTGTTGATTCGTGCCTGCAAACTTTGgactgttaatttttttttttatgaaaaggaATGTTAAAATTAGCAGCattgtaatgtttttttttcccaaaaaaGCAAAATTTATCATTTTTACTGCACAAATTAGTCTTAACTTTTTATGGTTGAATAAACTTTTGTGTTTTTCATGTGAGATTATAGTACTTCTTGCTTGCTACTTAATATAATTTCTACTTTGTATCTTAGTCTATAATTTCTATTATATTTAGTCACACCGATATATAATGTCTAGATCCGCCCGTCCAAGGTTCAACTACCGCTGAAAGATGCGGGACATTGTTAGACTATGGTGTTACGGCTGTTGGGTACGGAACAGAACGCGGGGTTGATTATTGGATCGTGAAGAATTCATGGGGCAGGAGATGGGGAGAATCAGGCTATACCAGAATGGAACGCAATTTGAAAACAAACAGTGCAGGGAAGTGTGGAATTGCAATGATGGCCTCCTACCCCATAAAGAAAGGCCAAAATCCCCCAAACCCTGGACCATCTCCTCCTTTACCACCTGTGAAGCCACCACATGTTTGTAATAGTTACTACAGCTGTGCTCCCGGAACCACTTGTTGTTGTGTTTACCAGTTTGGAAAGAGTTGCTTTGGCTGAGGATGCTGCCCTCTTGAGGCTGCTACCCGCTGTGAAGATCACTCAAGTTGCTGCCTACAAGACTATCCCATCTGCAACATTCATGCAAGGACCTGTCTCATGGTAAACTTTAACGACATGTTTGAATTCGCTATTTAACTTTCTAATCACTTTTATTTATAAAAGTAGCTTATAGTAACTTTCTCATTAATCACTTTTCCTCTTAATGTGAAAACTACCATGCTTCCAAACACTAATTAAGCGTGTTTGAAATTTCTTCTACGGTTGATTCTGAAGTCAATCAATTATGGAAAGAAActtttgtgagtagcttttaagttttagaattgattttgatgaaagcTAAACTGACTGAGTAGCTTTAGCTT
This is a stretch of genomic DNA from Lotus japonicus ecotype B-129 chromosome 1, LjGifu_v1.2. It encodes these proteins:
- the LOC130748774 gene encoding glutathione S-transferase T3-like, whose amino-acid sequence is MDPNNPHFNTQNSSNNPFYNQNHNNYEDPNQISYQHPQNPTNYQVPHQLFNQRPQNPNYYQVPHQFSNQRPRNPNYYPDPNQYSYQPPQNIQNFNQSSIVPNSHPSYGSVRYSSQTPQSSGYMPVVPENVPSVDVAEFPEFSTQVNLGGGSADNEVNEITPKSKKAHLPAWNTAQNLVLISGWINCGTNSVVGRNQKGETFWRDIAEYCNEHCSFDPPRDWVACRNRWNYMNTRLGKWIGAYDSAKREHRSGWSEDDVIARAQELYASGKIGQFTLMEEWRVLHDQPRFCSQVGGNSGSRSSGSKRSHDSDASGSNSIGSIPRPMGREAAKKKSKKKIREDADEVVDKEWDSYIHFKEKELEKLEKIASVQAETNELMKEKTNAMKEKTNAKKVSMYLKLTSEEHLSDRKKELLEQLSKELFGN